In the genome of Lathyrus oleraceus cultivar Zhongwan6 chromosome 4, CAAS_Psat_ZW6_1.0, whole genome shotgun sequence, the window tcatcaccatgTTTGGCAGCAATAAAAATGGACTGAATTCAAAAATGGCCTCTAGATTACTTTTTCAAAACTTGTGATAATAATCTTTTTCTCCCCATGTGTGGTTAAAAGTTCATGTTTCTCTAATGATCTCCTTTTGGTCTAATACAGAAAAGTGGTCTCAAAAGGTTCTAAAAATGTCACACTTAAGTTGGGCTCAAAACATAACAAGTGGTCCAAACTAATTTAAAGGATTGCTGACTTCGCAGGGTTCGCGGCGCCAACTGAAGGAAATGCAGCTTCTTTACCTTGCAAGCTTCCTCAACACTTTTTCTTCCAAACTTTATTCTTCAAGTGTGCTTCCAAAATGCCCATCAAGCTCCTTCCAACTTTTGCTCATGCAATCCAATTCTCTCTTGTCCACAatttctacaaaactaacaaataagtgaaatatctactcaaaacataattaaaataaacttaattgcatatttactaaattgtgagaataaaagtgtgtaaattcgataagaaaatggtaaaagggaccaataataatatatgaaaagtagtgataattggtccctaacaactctcctcaacttatcattttgtttgtccctaaatAAAAGTTTTTCACCAAAGTAACCAAAGTAATGAAACAAGAGAAtgaaacaaggattaaccaaagacactcaaatggttcaaaagtgtacGGCCCTTTCACAATCCACTTACCTCAatgctagacaaaacatgaaCAAGAACAATGGTTGGGTGCAAATGACATACTAAGAAATTCAAGGCAatacatgtcaaaattgaatcaaacttatACACACATCATAGTAATGATGAATAAACATGAGGGTTTTCTTTTACTCATCCGAACAATTAAATCAACATCAACTCGAATCATGCGGTCATCAAAGTAAACATTAAATCATGTGAaaaaaatgagaatcaagaggtctttcaaaggttggAATGTGGCTTGGGTTACAAAGAAAGGGTATGATTAAGGGAATTCAAGCAAAAATGCCTATCCCAAGGGAGCATTCCCATaaattcaaactcaacaacaaattcaatttttgatcccaatttttcttcttttcttatttttcaacaacaacataaccatgagctctctttttgtttttctttttacTAGCTACATAATAGGAAATTTATGATAGGAAATTTGCAACACACCATCAAACTATTCATGTTAATTCTAGAAAGCGgtaaagtgtaccttgaaattCCGACAACcaattcttatcatcaccactcgaagtgtctGACGCTTCCTTCCTTGCAAGCTTCACTTGGTTCCTTCAAGCTTAACTCAAGAACgagaacaattaaacaaaaaaatggGGCATACCAAAGTTCATAGAAACACACAATTAAACTTCACAATAAAGATACATGCAATTAACAAAACAAAAGTTCACGGTGAAACGAGAGCCaccaaaagtacaaaaaaaaAATAGGAAACACCAACATGTGATGCTTCCTAAAGTACAACCATAAttaaaaacacaaaaacaataataataataataataataataataataataactaaCAAATAAAAAATCTAATACTACCCAAACCAAGGTCTTCAATCCTCCTCATCAACACCACCGCCCACGGACCCAATGACATCTTCCATGTCTTCATCATGACCCGCACCACTAGCTTGACcactacctcctgcacccccATGAATgctggcctgccctcaggccaattagaATAAGATACGTACTCCGCCTGAGTCGAAAAAGTGCGGGCTTCGGGTGCTAAGAAtgtgttctggaactgctgctgcatggcatcaaataagaatgattgagacctcctatAAGCCTCAAAGTTTTCATAGCAGTAAGTGGAAAACGCCATCTGATCAAAAACTGGTGCACAGCGGGCGCGAGGCCTAGATGAAGAAGTGTCTGCTCCCTCAGCTCCATCCATCTGACTTTGGCAGAACCCGTTCAAAAACACATCATTAATCACACTGGTTATAGAAAGGTACACCTCATCCGGAATAGGCACATTTGCCCTTCGGCAAAGCCCCATTATCAGCCCTGGATACATGAGCACACCGGCTTTCCCTCCTAACTTTATCCCGCTAGTTGCCACTTTTCTCATCTCCTCCGCGATGATAGATGTCACATCCACCGATTTCCCAATCATAATGTAATACAAAAGGCAGCCGACATCGAGTGGAATTGTGGTACTATGGCTCCGCGGCCGAATATTGTTCAACAAAAGAACCAAATAAGCCCGGGCTTCCAAATTAAGGTTTTCCCTCTTCCAAGATTTTGCAAATCCTTGATCGTTCAAGTCATACGTCCTTCCCTCAAGGCAAAGGTGAGCACTAACAACAGCAAGATCCCAATCATTTACAGTCTCTTTAACACGGTATTCACACCGCATGTTACCCACCAAGGTGAGAGGATGACCCAAATAAGTATTGATTTCATCCCTATTGAAAGCGATGATCTTCCCCCTCACCCTAGTTTGATAGTGGTATGCTACACCTTCTTCCAATTGAAGAACATTGGCGTAAAATTCACGCACAATGTCATAATTGATTTCCGCTTCCGGCTCACAAAATTTTCCCAACTTTCTCTTTTCAAAATTTGCCACAATCTTCCTATAGTTGCCACCTGGTGACAAACGAATGAACCTCTCTGGCTGGATGGTTCTTTTGATCAGCTTTTCAAACCTCTCCGCATGCTCATTACTAATGAATTTCTGCACGGACCTTGAGGGACCGGAGCTTACTGTTTTTGTGCGCTTAGACATCTGCAAGAAAACCACAAAGCAACCACACAACATCCAAGAATTAAGTCAGCACACgtaacaacaacaaaaaataaaATGCTGAAATTCTTTCAGTTCGCGGCACGATCTTTGCGAAACCCAGAAAAACTAGTAGCCATAGGGTCTTTCCTACTGCTCAAATCTTTTCAAATTTATACCACAAACTCTTAACCTGTCCTAATTTGAAGAATCTCTACACATGCAAAGtgaatttcaacaaaaaaaaattatcCTCTAACAATTACCCTAATTCACCTTGATGAGAGAGCAAagaaggaaaaaggaaaaagagtAAGCATACCTTGATGAGAGAAAGAGATTGAAATGATTCTTGCAAAAAGTGGGATTATTGAGATTAAGAGGGTTAAGATTGTTAGGTTTGAGTTTGGGAGTGAGAGAGTGTGTTGTGAAAGTGGTGAAGAGAGAGGGATGAAGTTATAAAAGATATAAAGgaaacaaaagtaaaaaaaacagaaaataaaagGGGTCTGTTTCGCTCAGTTCGCGGGGCCAACTTGGTTCGCGGCACGAACTGAAGGTTTCCCAACTTCCAGAATATCACACAAAAACAAGGGAATTAAATttccattcagttcgcggggcgaatTGAATGATTTTTCTAAAAATATTGGAAATTGGACTGACCTCCATTATAATCTcgaaaaaaaaagcaaaacacaTTACACAAATGAAGTAACAAAAAATGAAATGAAGGCTTACGaagttgggttgcctcccaacaagcgctttgcTTAACATCGTTTGAGCTCGACGGTTCGGCAGTACTTCACGGTTCGGCGAACGAAACGACATAGACGTCTCAGTTTACTTCTCCACCATGGTAGACTTTTAATCTCTGCCCATTCACAGTCCAACTCTCTTTTGACTTTGGGTCCTCAACCACAATGGCTCCATAATCTCGCACCTCTTTCACTACAAACGGTCCCGACCATTTGGACTTCAACTTACCCGGAAACAACTTGAGTCTTGAATTAAAAAGGAGCACCATTTGTCCAACTCTGAACTCCTTGTGAtggacctttccatcatggtatgctttCACCTTCTCCTTGTAAAGCTTGTTTGAGTGGTAAGCATTGTTCCTTaattcctccaattcatggagttgttcttttcttttctcacCGGCTAGAGTGGAGTCAAAGTTCAAGAATTTAAGAGCCCAAAGTGCTCTATGTTCCATCTCTACCGGgagatgacaagtcttcccataaACCATATGAAACGGGGTTAGTCCAATAGGAgctttgtaggcggtacgatacgcccacaaagcttcatccaatTTTGAAGACCACTCTTTTCTTGAGCTCGAAACAGTTTTTTCAAGTATCCTTTTTACTTCTCTATTTGAGACTTCCGTTTGACCATTTACTTGTGGATGGTAAGGAGTAGTCACTttatgctttacaccataatgttcCAAGACTTTTTCCAAGGGTGTATTGCAAAAATGTGATCCCTCATCACTTACTaacaccctaggcacaccaaaacgtgaaaatatgtttttctttagAAATCTTATCACGTTTTTGGAGTCTGCTTTAGGTGaagcaattgcttccacccactttgacacatagtcaacggCTACAAGAATATACTCATTAGAGAAAGAAGAGGGAAATGGGTCAACAAAAtcaatgccccaacaatcaaagACTTCCACTTCCAACATGTTGGTTAGGGGAATTTCATCTCGTTTGCCTATCCCTCTGCTTCTTTGGCATGTGTCACAATTCTTTGCATGTTCATATGCGTCTTTAAACACGGACGACCAATAAAATCCCGCTTGGAGGACTTTATGTTCGCAAACCGCTATAatgacctccatacggagagttatgacaatgccaaaggatATCTTTTGACTCTTCAAGTGTCACACACCTTCTTAAAATGATGTCCACACCCACTTTGAACAAATACGGGTCATCCCACACATAGTACTTTGCATCCGCTAAAAATTTCTTTCTTTGATTACAAATGAGGTCTTCCGGTGTCAAACCGGTTGCCTTATAATTAGCAAAATcggcaaaccaaggcctcacttgaattGCATAAAGCTTTTCGTCAGGAAATTCTTCCctcacttcttcttctttatttgTAATTTCCATATTAACCAATCGGGAcaaatgatccgctaccaagttttcgGAACCCTTTTTATCCtggatttccaaatcaaattcttgtaataacaaaatccaacgaattagtctttgtttggaatccggcttggttagcagataCTTAATTGCCGAATGGTCGGTGTAAACTACAACTTTGGACCCgatcaaataagctctaaatttttccaatgGATACACAATAGCTAGTAACTCCTTTTCGgttgtcacataattgacttgCGCCTCATTTAAAAATTTACTAGCATAGTGGATGGCATGAAATTTTTTAGCTCTTCTTTGACCCAAAACCACACCAACCGCATAATCGTTTGCatcacacataagttcaaaatcaagtgTCCAATTAGGTGCAACGATTATGGGTGTGGTGACTAACTTTTCTTTTAACTCATGGAATGCTTTTAGACACGACTCATCAAAAAGAAAttgcgtacctttgttgagcaaattactcaagggctttgctatctttgag includes:
- the LOC127136116 gene encoding uncharacterized protein LOC127136116; amino-acid sequence: MLEVEVFDCWGIDFVDPFPSSFSNEYILVAVDYVSKWVEAIASPKADSKNVIRFLKKNIFSRFGVPRVLVSDEGSHFCNTPLEKVLEHYGVKHKVTTPYHPQVNGQTEVSNREVKRILEKTVSSSRKEWSSKLDEALWAYRTAYKAPIGLTPFHMVYGKTCHLPVEMEHRALWALKFLNFDSTLAGEKRKEQLHELEELRNNAYHSNKLYKEKVKAYHDGKVHHKEFRVGQMVLLFNSRLKLFPGKLKSKWSGPFVVKEVRDYGAIVVEDPKSKESWTVNGQRLKVYHGGEVN